A region from the Alnus glutinosa chromosome 5, dhAlnGlut1.1, whole genome shotgun sequence genome encodes:
- the LOC133869931 gene encoding putative F-box/LRR-repeat protein 23: MRKPFTFWDFQCREFPYDLERMCRHAVDRSCGQLVDINVENFGTDELLRHIADSSSQPKRLRLVRCYDISDEGLSEVAAKLSLLEELDISYSLLSKEALEAVCRCCPHLKSLKFNNRWQKYRACDEEALVIAENLPELRRLQLFGNKLTNDGLQAILDGCPRLESLDLHQCFNVTLTGNLGRRCAEQIKDLRRPHDSTIDYEFDASFEFFSDDEDYYDDNDYEYFEAYDDPDY, encoded by the exons ATGCGCAAGCCCTTCACCTTCTGGGATTTCCAGTGCAGGGAGTTCCCGTACGACCTCGAGAGGATGTGCCGCCACGCGGTCGATCGCAGCTGCGGCCAGTTGGTCGATATCAACGTCGAGAACTTCGGCACCGACGAGCTCCTCAGGCACATCGCTGAcag TTCAAGTCAACCCAAACGCCTTCGACTTGTAAGATGCTACGACATTTCAGATGAGGGATTGAGCGAAGTGGCTGCAAAACTTTCATTACTAGAGGAGCTTGACATTTCGTACTCTTTATTGTCAAAAGAAGCTCTGGAAGCTGTGTGCCGCTGTTGCCCTCATTTGAAATCACTCAAATTTAACAATCGGTGGCAGAAGTATAGAGCGTGTGATGAGGAGGCACTTGTTATTGCAGAGAACTTGCCTGAATTGCGCCGCCTCCAGCTTTTCGGAAATAAGCTGACTAATGACGGCTTGCAGGCCATCCTTGATGGTTGTCCTCGCCTTGAATCACTTGACCTGCACCAATGTTTCAATGTCACTCTGACAGGGAATTTGGGAAGAAGATGTGCTGAACAAATTAAAGACTTACGGCGTCCCCATGATTCCACTATTGACTATGAATTTGATGCTTCTTTTGAATTCTTCAGTGACGATGAAGACTACTACGATGACAATGACTACGAATACTTTGAAGCCTACGATGACCCCGACTACTGA
- the LOC133869595 gene encoding putative F-box/LRR-repeat protein 23 isoform X1, translating to MSDTPCTENLAMDPPPDEFRNWLALPRDVTASILMRLEAFEILTSAQKVCSPWHNLCKDPSMWRAVHMRNPVTLWEFPYVLEKMCRHAVDRSCGQLVDIYVENFGTDELLRHIADSSSQLKRLQLVRCYHISDKGLSEVAAKLPLLEELVISYCFLSKEALEAVGRCCSHLKSLKFNSRELWHLKYDEEALAIAQNMSELRRLQLFGNKLTNDGLQAILDGCPHLESLDLRECFNVSLAGNLGKRCSEQIKDLRHPHDSTYDYDYKNDERIYIEYFEDLDDFEVCDGPNY from the exons ATGTCTGATACCCCTTGCACAGAAAATCTCGCAATGGACCCTCCTCCTGACGAATTCCGCAACTGGCTGGCTCTGCCCCGGGACGTGACGGCGTCGATCCTTATGAGACTGGAGGCATTCGAGATCCTGACGAGCGCGCAGAAGGTGTGCTCGCCGTGGCACAACCTCTGCAAGGACCCGTCGATGTGGCGCGCTGTCCACATGCGCAACCCCGTCACCCTCTGGGAGTTCCCGTACGTTCTCGAGAAGATGTGTCGCCACGCCGTCGATCGCAGCTGCGGCCAGTTGGTCGATATCTACGTCGAGAACTTCGGCACCGACGAGCTCCTCAGGCACATCGCTGAcag TTCAAGTCAACTCAAACGCCTTCAACTTGTAAGATGCTATCACATTTCAGATAAGGGATTGAGTGAAGTGGCTGCAAAACTTCCATTACTAGAGGAGCTTGTCATTTCGTACTGTTTTTTGTCAAAAGAAGCTCTGGAAGCTGTGGGCCGCTGTTGCTCTCATTTGAAATCACTCAAATTCAACAGTCGGGAGCTGTGGCATTTAAAGTATGATGAGGAGGCACTTGCAATTGCACAGAACATGAGTGAATTGCGCCGCCTCCAGCTTTTCGGAAATAAGCTGACTAACGATGGCTTGCAGGCCATCCTTGATGGTTGTCCTCACCTGGAATCACTTGACTTGCGTGAATGTTTCAATGTCTCTCTGGCGGGGAATTTGGGAAAAAGATGTTCTGAACAAATTAAAGACTTGCGGCATCCACATGATTCCACTTATGACTACGACTACAAGAACGATGAACGCATATACATAGAATACTTCGAAGACTTAGATGACTTCGAAGTCTGTGATGGCCCCAACTATTGA
- the LOC133869595 gene encoding putative F-box/LRR-repeat protein 23 isoform X2 — protein MSDTPCTENLAMDPPPDEFRNWLALPRDVTASILMRLEAFEILTSAQKVCSPWHNLCKDPSMWRAVHMRNPVTLWEFPYVLEKMCRHAVDRSCGQLVDIYVENFGTDELLRHIADRCYHISDKGLSEVAAKLPLLEELVISYCFLSKEALEAVGRCCSHLKSLKFNSRELWHLKYDEEALAIAQNMSELRRLQLFGNKLTNDGLQAILDGCPHLESLDLRECFNVSLAGNLGKRCSEQIKDLRHPHDSTYDYDYKNDERIYIEYFEDLDDFEVCDGPNY, from the exons ATGTCTGATACCCCTTGCACAGAAAATCTCGCAATGGACCCTCCTCCTGACGAATTCCGCAACTGGCTGGCTCTGCCCCGGGACGTGACGGCGTCGATCCTTATGAGACTGGAGGCATTCGAGATCCTGACGAGCGCGCAGAAGGTGTGCTCGCCGTGGCACAACCTCTGCAAGGACCCGTCGATGTGGCGCGCTGTCCACATGCGCAACCCCGTCACCCTCTGGGAGTTCCCGTACGTTCTCGAGAAGATGTGTCGCCACGCCGTCGATCGCAGCTGCGGCCAGTTGGTCGATATCTACGTCGAGAACTTCGGCACCGACGAGCTCCTCAGGCACATCGCTGAcag ATGCTATCACATTTCAGATAAGGGATTGAGTGAAGTGGCTGCAAAACTTCCATTACTAGAGGAGCTTGTCATTTCGTACTGTTTTTTGTCAAAAGAAGCTCTGGAAGCTGTGGGCCGCTGTTGCTCTCATTTGAAATCACTCAAATTCAACAGTCGGGAGCTGTGGCATTTAAAGTATGATGAGGAGGCACTTGCAATTGCACAGAACATGAGTGAATTGCGCCGCCTCCAGCTTTTCGGAAATAAGCTGACTAACGATGGCTTGCAGGCCATCCTTGATGGTTGTCCTCACCTGGAATCACTTGACTTGCGTGAATGTTTCAATGTCTCTCTGGCGGGGAATTTGGGAAAAAGATGTTCTGAACAAATTAAAGACTTGCGGCATCCACATGATTCCACTTATGACTACGACTACAAGAACGATGAACGCATATACATAGAATACTTCGAAGACTTAGATGACTTCGAAGTCTGTGATGGCCCCAACTATTGA
- the LOC133869900 gene encoding putative F-box/LRR-repeat protein 23, translating to MLSFGTDGLLRHIADSSSQLKRLRLVKCYAILDKGLSGVAAKLRLVEELDMTYSLILSKEALEAVGRCCPYLKSLKFNNEWQNYRVCDEEALAIAENLPELRLLQLIGNQLSNDGLQAILDGCPHLESLDLRQCFNVTLAGNLERRCTEQIKDLRRPHDSTNDYEYEASYELFDDDYYHGNDYEIFKA from the exons ATGTTGAGCTTCGGCACCGACGGGCTACTCAGGCACATCGCTGAcag TTCAAGTCAGCTCAAACGGCTTCGACTTGTAAAATGCTACGCCATTTTAGATAAGGGATTGAGTGGAGTTGCTGCAAAACTTCGATTAGTAGAGGAGCTTGACATGACGTACTCTTTAATATTGTCAAAAGAAGCTCTTGAAGCTGTGGGCCGCTGTTGCCCTTATTTAAAATCACTCAAATTCAACAACGAATGGCAGAATTATAGAGTGTGTGATGAGGAGGCACTTGCTATTGCAGAGAATTTGCCTGAATTGCGCCTCCTCCAGCTTATCGGAAATCAGCTGAGTAATGACGGCTTGCAGGCCATCCTTGATGGTTGTCCTCACCTTGAATCACTTGACCTGCGCCAATGTTTCAATGTCACTCTGGCAGGAAATTTGGAAAGAAGATGTACTGAACAAATTAAAGACTTGCGGCGTCCCCATGATTCTACTAATGACTATGAATATGAAGCTTCTTATGAATTGTTCGACGATGACTACTACCATGGCAATGACTATGAAATCTTCAAAGCCTAA